One window of Trichoderma breve strain T069 chromosome 3, whole genome shotgun sequence genomic DNA carries:
- a CDS encoding pleckstrin homology domain-containing protein, with product MAHAPLLRTNTAPVFQSHPNGAGALPQQSMSSSAPRTSQLSGSTAYAGSSTSLTTLNSDMTVVANGPVVATSNIINQKADASRSLYQICISLKQRLAQVPGFEPFLEHLDPTDPVDPLWNLFRSGYPLLVIYNTLQPAEPLAIDDANANASDSKKSKIAIFKFVQACLKDLQVASSDCFVITDLMGNDTSGFVKVTQVVNYVLDLAEQRGYLLQLQSYPDGEPTEAGAGSKMTYRDHVVKELVDTERKYVQDLENLHDLKKALEQKGVIPGDVVHQIFLNINSILDFQRRFLIRVETTNSMPAVSQRWGQPFVTHEEFFSIYQPFIANQRKAAQIANQVFDQIQQSDHPVAADFNTLDGFLLKPMQRLVKYPLLLKDLAKKTEEQETKEDLLAGCEAAERVLQKANEAVNRDLLDDALEELITRVDDWKSHKIESFGKLLLHGVYGVITGKSEQEKDYEIYLFECILLCCKEISPNKSKDKKDKARQQGPKTKNKNAKLQLKGRIFMTNVTDVVSLSKPGSHSVQIWWKGDPGVENFTIKFLTEEMMKKWANGLETQRKENAPRAATSPDDNPTDFAWTRDQAGGLENPYLQQEDDDDDDLGPATAPAQFPMPASSFGGSIPRTASSSNLRDMRQRSVTAETSQSLASIARAPPPRFPLPMPPPPPAPLSLQTQSSMTVPSPGVRGGDSYFSPIGDSPASSRTSTTSGIFPPTSYPFPKTGTPQPGWDENNRYTAPAMPRAPSRDGTPPTGRNPRGPSLPPMAIQNVNSNGNNANGQQRSRSYSTPDVNAQGQRRQPSQGSIPAVPGIPMHLHPAHDSSIPRSQTGSPRNDAPAPLRTSTQSPGSQGPRMHKHSHSGSVGGTMAQFPTQPIYPRQATPGPPNGTNGLRVDPAVANSRTVSPSLGTATMSQGMLAHHGMIPQGMMPSGMSGGIPNMPGMPANGLASPDVALPTQLKVRVTCDTGNYVTLVVAFNITYQSLVDRIDAKLARFTTSSIAQGALKLRYQDEDEDFVTIESDDDIQIAFMEFRDGMKNAYSAGVGEIELFCVGDMAT from the exons ATGGCTCATGCACCCCTGCTCAGAACCAACACGGCCCCGGTCTTCCAGTCTCATCCAAACGGAGCGGGCGCTTTACCACAACAAAGTATGAGCAGCAGTGCGCCGCGCACTAGCCAGCTGTCTGGATCAACAGCCTATGCTGGATCTTCAACGTCGCTCACCACACTCAATAGCGACATGACGGTGGTTGCCAATGGCCCGGTTGTGGCCACGagcaacatcatcaaccagaaAGCCGACGCCTCTCGATCCCTCTACCAGATATGCATCTCCCTCAAGCAGCGCCTGGCACAGGTGCCGGGCTTCGAGCCCTTCCTCGAGCATCTCGACCCGACAGATCCAGTTGATCCCCTCTGGAATCTCTTCCGCTCTGGCTATCCgctcctcgtcatctacAACACGCTTCAGCCGGCAGAGCCGCTGGCCATCGacgatgccaatgccaatgcgtCCGACTCCAAAAAGTCCAAAATCGCAATCTTCAAGTTTGTCCAGGCCTGCCTGAAGGACCTCCAAGTGGCGTCTTCCGATTGCTTTGTCATTACAGATTTGATGGGCAACGACACGAGCGGTTTTGTCAAG GTTACCCAAGTCGTTAACTACGTTCTTGACCTTGCGGAACAGCGTGGATACCTCCTTCAGCTGCAGTCCTATCCCGATGGCGAGCCTACTGAGGCCGGCGCCGGCTCCAAAATGACCTATCGAGATCACGTCGTCAAGGAACTCGTCGATACCGAACGAAAATACGTCCAGGATTTGGAGAATTTGCACGACTTGAAGAAGGCCTTGGAGCAGAAGGGAGTGATTCCCGGCGACGTTGTCCACCAGATTttcctcaacatcaactccatcctcGATTTTCAACGCCGCTTCCTGATTCGAGTCGAGACTACAAACTCCATGCCTGCGGTCTCTCAGCGATGGGGCCAGCCTTTTGTTACACACGAAGAGTTTTTCAGCATCTACCAGCCTTTTATTGCCAACCAGCGCAAAGCCGCGCAGATTGCGAACCAAGTTTTCGACCAGATCCAGCAGTCCGACCACCCCGTCGCCGCCGACTTTAACACTTTGGATGGTTTCCTCCTGAAGCCCATGCAGCGTCTAGTCAAGTATCCACTGCTGCTCAAG GATCTGGCCAAAAAGACGGAAGAGCAGGAGACAAAGGAGGATCTTCTTGCCGGATGCGAGGCTGCCGAACGCGTTCTCCAGAAAGCCAACGAGGCCGTTAACCGCGACCTTCTCGACGATGCGCTGGAGGAACTCATAACCAGAGTTGACGATTGGAAATCACACAAGATCGAATCGTTTGGAAAGCTGTTATTACATGGTGTCTATGGTGTCATCACTGGCAAGAGTGAACAAGAGAAGGAC TATGAAATTTATTTGTTCGAATGCATCCTTTTATGCTGCAAGGAAATATCGccaaacaagagcaaggacaagaaggacaaaGCCCGACAGCAAGGCCCAAAGACGAAGAACAAGAATGCCAAGCTGCAACTCAAGGGCAGAATCTTCATGACCAATGTCACCGATGTTGTATCATTGTCAAAACCTG GTTCTCATAGTGTTCAGATCTGGTGGAAGGGAGATCCTGGTGTCGAAAACTTCACCATCAAGTTCCTCacggaggagatgatgaagaaatgggcCAACGGCTTGGAGACGCAACGTAAGGAGAATGCGCCACGAGCGGCCACAAGTCCAGACGACAACCCTACCGATTTCGCTTGGACACGAGACCAGGCTGGCGGGCTCGAAAACCCCTACCTGCAAcaggaagacgatgacgacgacgacttgGGACCCGCGACCGCTCCTGCTCAGTTCCCGATGCCAGCATCCTCCTTCGGAGGCTCGATCCCTCGAACTGCTTCAAGCTCCAACCTGAGAGACATGAGGCAGCGCTCGGTAACGGCAGAGACGTCTCAGTCTCTGGCTAGCATCGCAAGAGCGCCTCCTCCACGATTCccattgccaatgccaccCCCGCCACCTGCTCCCCTTAGTCTCCAGACTCAGAGCAGCATGACCGTCCCATCGCCGGGAGTTCGTGGAGGGGACAGCTACTTTTCTCCGATTGGTGATTCGCCCGCGTCTTCTCGAACCAGCACGACAAGCGGCATATTCCCCCCAACCAGTTACCCATTCCCAAAGACGGGTACTCCCCAGCCTGGATGGGATGAAAACAACCGCTACACAGCACCGGCGATGCCACGTGCCCCGTCCCGAGATGGCACACCCCCTACTGGAAGAAACCCTCGCGgcccttctcttcctcccatgGCAATCCAGAATGTcaacagcaacggcaacaacGCCAACGGGCAGCAGAGGAGCCGCTCATACAGCACGCCCGATGTGAATGCCCAAGGCCAGCGgcgccagcccagccagggCAGTATCCCTGCTGTCCCCGGTATTCCCATGCATCTTCACCCTGCGCACGACAGCTCCATCCCGAGATCGCAAACCGGCTCTCCCCGAAACGATGCACCCGCACCGCTGCGGACGAGCACGCAGAGCCCAGGCAGCCAAGGCCCGCGGATGCACAAACACTCTCACTCGGGTAGCGTGGGCGGAACCATGGCTCAGTTCCCTACTCAGCCGATATATCCTCGACAGGCTACTCCTGGACCTCCAAATGGCACCAATGGCCTTCGTGTTGACCCTGCAGTGGCCAACTCAAGGACCGTATCGCCCTCTCTCGGCACTGCAACCATGTCTCAAGGCATGCTTGCTCATCACGGCATGATACCTCAGGGCATGATGCCTTCCGGCATGTCTGGGGGTATTCCCAACATGCCGGGTATGCCGGCCAATGGACTTGCAAGCCCCGACGTGGCCCTGCCGACGCAACTCAAGGTCCGCGTCACCTGCGACACTGGAAACTATGTCACCCTTGTCGTTGCCTTCAATATTACTTACCAGTCCCTGGTTGATCGGATTGATGCCAAGCTAGCGCGGTTCACGACCAGCAGCATCGCACAGGGTGCGCTAAAGCTACGTTAtcaagatgaggacgaggacttTGTCACTATCGaaagcgacgacgacatccaGATTGCCTTTATGGAGTTCCGCGACGGCATGAAGAATGCCTACTCCGCCGGTGTAGGAGAGATAGAGCTCTTCTGCGTCGGCGACATGGCGACTTAA
- a CDS encoding AAA-ATPase vps4-associated protein 1 domain-containing protein — translation MAAPFPNLYTHRKVAESAAKACDICYKPSSSVLITPDKKDFFYICPLHLKDRYFCTPKIDEEAIKAKRERDLAEEKDKLMKEYQEKQRKKKEKEKEKEKEKEKEKDKDKDEGKDKEKDKDKDTEKKETKDETEADKSGTETPKEEDEPRVFELKISFYQQRLQRKRQAEAAKRDRERASQPNYFPSVPTEPPRK, via the exons atggcagcgcctTTCCCCAACCTCTACACACACCGAAAGGTTGCCGAGTCGGCCGCCAAAGCCTGTGATATCTGCTACAAGCCCAGCTCATCGGTGCTCATCACGCCGGACAAAAAG GACTTCTTCTACATCTGCCCTCTCCACCTAAAGGATCGGTACTTTTGCACTCccaagattgatgaagaggccatcaaggccaagcggGAAAGGGACTtggccgaggagaaggacaagTTGATGAAGGAGTACCAAGAGAAGCAacgcaagaagaaggagaaggagaaggagaaagagaaggagaaggaaaaagaaaaggacaaagacaaggatgaaggaaaggacaaagaaaaggacaaggacaaggacacagagaaaaaggagacCAAAGACGAAACCGAAGCA GACAAGAGTGGTACAGAGActcccaaagaggaagacgaacCCCGTGTCTTTGAACTCAAGAT TTCCTTCTATCAACAGCGTCTGCAGCGTAAACGccaagccgaagccgccaaAAGAGACCGCGAGAGAGCATCCCAACCCAATTATTTCCCATCTGTACCAACCGAGCCACCGAGGAAGTAA